A region from the Aeromicrobium choanae genome encodes:
- a CDS encoding endo alpha-1,4 polygalactosaminidase — protein sequence MAFLSSLLLAVLAAVTPVTLPPAGGVADYQLGGAYPPAAKVDVVVRDRTEKPAPGVYSICYVNAFQTQPGSLRWWKKKHPGLLLRDGRGRVVRDAGWPDEVLLDLRSSGKRAAAARVMRSWFASCADRGFRAVEPDNLDSWTRSKRLLKRSEARAYAKRLVTAAHAEGLAIAQKNTPEINGRRLGFDFAVAEECEVYRECGRYTRMYGRRVIEIEYTDNGRRAFKRACKARGSRISVLLRDRDVVPRGAKGHVYRTC from the coding sequence ATGGCCTTCCTGTCCTCGCTGCTGCTCGCGGTGCTCGCGGCGGTCACGCCCGTCACGCTCCCGCCGGCCGGTGGGGTGGCCGACTACCAGCTCGGCGGTGCGTACCCGCCCGCCGCGAAGGTGGACGTCGTCGTGCGTGATCGCACCGAGAAGCCGGCGCCCGGCGTGTACTCGATCTGCTACGTGAACGCGTTCCAGACCCAGCCGGGCAGCCTGCGCTGGTGGAAGAAGAAGCACCCCGGCCTGCTGCTGCGCGACGGCAGAGGGCGCGTCGTGCGCGACGCCGGCTGGCCCGACGAGGTGCTGCTCGACCTGCGCTCCTCGGGGAAGCGCGCGGCTGCGGCGCGCGTGATGCGCAGCTGGTTCGCCTCGTGCGCCGACCGGGGCTTCCGCGCGGTGGAGCCGGACAACCTCGACTCGTGGACCCGGTCGAAGAGGCTGCTGAAGCGGTCGGAGGCGCGGGCCTACGCCAAGCGGCTCGTCACCGCCGCGCACGCCGAGGGCCTCGCCATCGCCCAGAAGAACACCCCCGAGATCAACGGCCGGAGGCTCGGCTTCGACTTCGCGGTGGCCGAGGAGTGCGAGGTGTACCGCGAGTGCGGCCGGTACACGCGGATGTACGGCCGCCGGGTGATCGAGATCGAGTACACCGACAACGGCCGCCGCGCGTTCAAGCGCGCCTGCAAGGCGCGGGGCTCGAGGATCTCGGTCCTGCTCCGGGATCGCGACGTCGTCCCGCGCGGCGCGAAGGGCCACGTCTACCGCACCTGCTGA